The proteins below come from a single Metarhizium brunneum chromosome 1, complete sequence genomic window:
- the FUB8_0 gene encoding Non-canonical non-ribosomal peptide synthetase FUB8, translating to MSDSIDWQTNRLQILPMLIVVFPLQLQFNFSATPIRSPYTLIAMATKHERIAQHNHLVPHAVDRLAHMMPDAEYGEWVLGSKVISITYAQLANIVNGLAWWLVKELNGSGYNKPQRETLTYIGPNDVRYSALVLAAVKAGFVIFVTSPRNSQPAQRALFNHLGCQTLITTNPLSPPAQAVLDAVAPARHLTVPSVEELLSSSHPTYVWNKTFEEVQNDPFVVMHTSGTTGLPKPIIWTHETCARVVNAKNDREPKGNSSVERLLLNGKRIIVTLPPFHGALLAQLVVGAIPYGNVVIAPVVTAIPTAQNVVDALKQTPADVAILVPSVVAELAQNPELLEYCSTHLQAILYIGGDLPQDLGDIVASKMYLRCQWGATETGIVPQLLPPELLPSASTGRELWSYVKFHPCVGAAFDEVADDLLDKEYRTRDLFEKHPHISGIWRWRARADDIIVFLNGEKTNPISMEQHILAKNPQVSGALVIGSNRFQAALLVEPASEKPLTIAEQAALIEHIWPSVDEANQSAPAHARVEKSFILVIPADRRLIQSGKGTYMRGPSIAQYSEEIESLYAAADDAVLGDDINGSDGPVPHALGLDGIVRLVRQHAQAVTGWTNLGDADDFFDRGMDSLQGLRLTRALGRSLYRPDLALSTVYQNPSISRLAESILAKGNGDQNEGKVMEMLLATYRGLIQQVSVSPALANSRQRQKEKAGVDVLFTGSTGTVGTYLLHNLLTRHEINHIFCLNRAEDGGQAAQSKSFAAAGFMETRLDNGRVTFIKANLQQPQLGLDEATYEHLRAQVGLIIHAAWPVNFNLPLLAFRPQLAGIVNLFTFAAATTAARFVFVSSVAAVEGHTTGPAPERVLNGLDTPAAFGYGRAKFLGELLMDAGARHFGNHISATVIRIGQVAGAVQRPGQWNPREWLPSMVISSLYLGQVPNSLGSHFDEVDFVPVDLLADVFVDLAIATEAQQEATSSARVFNVRNAHPTPWRTLLPAITSAAAAHHLTMNVVPPATWIAALRASGDSDQVDNKATSRNPAVKLLDFFSTLWAAELGDLDTNSAPASSAVQPMAIAQALEASPALRKLGPVSSEWMRKWVDEWIVAIREE from the exons TACGGCGAATGGGTACTAGGATCCAAGGTAATATCCATCACTTACGCCCAACTAGCCAATATTGTTAATGGCTTAGCTTGGTGGCTCGTGAAAGAGCTGAATGGCTCGGGCTACAACAAACCCCAGAGAGAAACGCTGACTTACATTGGGCCTAATGATGTACGCTACTCGGCACTGGTGCTTGCAGCAGTGAAAGCTGGTTTTGTG ATTTTTGTAACGTCTCCCAGGAATAGCCAGCCTGCACAGCGGGCGTTGTTCAATCACCTCGGCTGCCAGACTTTGATCACGACGAACCCTCTTTCGCCACCCGCCCAAGCTGTTTTGGATGCCGTTGCGCCAGCGCGTCACCTCACGGTGCCATCTGTAGAGGAGCTTCTTTCCAGTTCGCATCCAACATACGTATGGAATAAGACCTTCGAGGAGGTACAAAATGACCCTTTTGTCGTGAT GCACACGTCTGGGACTACGGGCCTACCGAAGCCTATTATATGGACACACGAAACATGTGCGCGAGTTGTCAACGCAAAGAACGATCGCGAACCCAAAGGAAACTCCTCTGTCGAACGTCTACTACTCAACGGCAAGCGTATAATAGTGACCCTGCCTCCATTTCAC GGGGCGCTTCTCGCTCAACTCGTTGTCGGCGCGATACCCTACGGTAACGTTGTTATTGCTCCAGTAGTGACAGCCATCCCGACGGCTCAAAATGTCGTGGATGCTCTCAAGCAGACCCCAGCTGATGTAGCAATATTGGTCCCCTCAGTGGTGGCCGAGTTGGCCCAA AATCCGGAATTGCTTGAATACTGCTCTACTCATCTACAGGCAATTTTGTACATTGGCGGCGACCTGCCACAGGACCTCGGCGACATTGTGGCCTCTAAAATGTACCTGCGCTGTCAATGGGGAGCGACTGAGACGGGTATCGTCCCGCAACTGCTTCCGCCAGAGCTGCTTCCATCCGCCTCGACGGGACGGGAGCTATGGAGCTATGTCAAGTTTCATCCTTGCGTTGGTGCTGCCTTTGATGAAGTGGCTGACG ATTTGCTCGACAAGGAATACCGCACCAGGGATCTATTCGAAAAGCATCCACACATTTCTGGTATATGGCGTTGGCGTGCTCGAGCTGATGATATTATTGTTTTCCTCAACGGCGAGAAAACGAATCCCATTTCAATGGAACAGCATATTTTGGCCAAGAACCCACAAGTTAGCGGCGCTCTCGTCATCGGCTCCAACAGGTTCCAGGCTGCACTTCTGGTTGAGCCAGCTTCAGAGAAGCCTCTGACTATAGCAGAGCAGGCGGCTTTGATCGAGCATATCTGGCCCAGCGTTGATGAAGCCAACCAAAGCGCCCCTGCCCATGCTCGCGTGGAGAAGTCGTTTATTCTTGTTATTCCGGCAGATCGTCGACTGATTCAGTCAGGAAAAGGTACCTATATGAGAGGTCCCAGTATAGCCCAGTATTCCGAGGAAATTGAGAGTCTGTACGCTGCTGCAGACGATGCCGTTCTAGGCGATGATATCAACGGGTCTGACGGGCCAGTGCCGCATGCCTTGGGCTTGGATGGTATTGTTCGCCTGGTTAGACAACATGCCCAGGCTGTGACAGGCTGGACAAATCTTGGCGATGCAGATGACTTTTTTGACCGCGGTATGGATTCGCTTCAGGGGCTCCGACTGACACGTGCCCTGGGACGTAGCCTCTACCGCCCTGATCTCGCCCTTTCTACCGTCTACCAGAACCCGTCCATCTCCCGGCTCGCAGAGAGCATTCTTGCAAAGGGAAACGGGGACCAGAATGAGGGCAAGGTCATGGAAATGTTGCTAGCTACCTACCGCGGACTCATACAACAGGTCTCAGTGTCACCAGCATTAGCAAACTCCCGCCAGCGCCAGAAGGAAAAGGCCGGAGTTGATGTGCTTTTTACGGGATCTACCGGCACAGTAGGCACTTATTTACTGCACAATCTGTTAACTCGCCATGAAATTAATCACATCTTCTGCCTAAACCGCGCAGAGGATGGTGGGCAGGCTGCGCAGAGCAAGAGTTTTGCTGCCGCGGGATTCATGGAGACGAGGCTGGATAACGGCCGCGTCACCTTCATCAAGGCTAATCTacagcagccgcagctcgGCCTTGACGAGGCCACCTATGAGCACCTCCGTGCCCAAGTTGGGCTTATTATTCACGCTGCTTGGCCTGTTAACTTCAACCTACCTCTTCTTGCCTTCCGCCCGCAGCTCGCTGGGATAGTGAATCTATTTACCTTCGCCGCCGCTACTACAGCGGCACGATTTGTCTTTGTCTCTTCAGTCGCCGCGGTGGAAGGGCACACAACCGGCCCGGCGCCTGAGAGAGTACTCAATGGCCTCGACACGCCCGCAGCTTTCGGCTACGGGCGAGCGAAATTTCTCGGTGAGCTGCTTATGGATGCTGGAGCCCGGCACTTCGGAAACCACATATCCGCAACTGTAATTCGCATAGGTCAGGTTGCCGGCGCGGTACAACGTCCCGGCCAATGGAACCCTCGGGAATGGCTGCCGAGCATGGTCATTAGTTCGTTATACCTTGGTCAAGTCCCCAACAGCCTAGGTTCGCACTTTGACGAAGTGGATTTTGTGCCCGTGGATTTGCTTGCCGACGTTTTTGTCGATCTTGCTATAGCAACAGAAGCGCAACAAGAGGCTACCAGCAGTGCAAGAGTGTTCAACGTGCGTAATGCGCACCCAACTCCCTGGCGCACACTACTTCCCGCTATTACCAGCGCTGCGGCAGCTCACCACTTGACTATGAACGTGGTTCCTCCCGCGACCTGGATTGCTGCCCTCCGAGCGAGCGGCGACTCGGATCAAGTCGATAATAAAGCAACCTCCAGAAATCCAGCCGTCAAGTTGCTAGACTTTTTTAGCACCCTGTGGGCAGCTGAGCTGGGCGACCTAGACACCAACAGTGCTCCGGCTTCGTCTGCTGTGCAGCCCATGGCGATCGCGCAGGCCCTCGAGGCAAGCCCGGCTCTGCGTAAGCTGGGGCCCGTCAGTTCAGAATGGATGAGGAAGTGGGTGGATGAGTGGATTGTAGCTATACGGGAAGAGTGA
- the ywrD_0 gene encoding Glutathione hydrolase-like YwrD proenzyme — MVRQLDAGNNFARFPSRRSAIYSTEGIVACTQPLAAKCGIEILNSGGNAADAAVAVAAGMNMTEPCSTGIGGDMFMLFWDAKNKKVHALNGSGRAGGKCSIDSIRDALGFQKSSHDVQIPSVNVHCVTVPGAAAGWVDTVERFGSKKLTLSEILNPAIQLGEKGFPVSEVSSHHWQDSETLLKNASPNFAEVLKSDPAAEDGCRAPRPGEIMANPTLARTFRALGEQGKPGFYSGRIADEIIKVTRKLGGFLEAEDLQHHMDTGSEATKPISLKFKGLGLGDDGVELWEHPPNGQGIVALMALGIFQEMEKQGKISAFGPQDFNSAPYLHAIIESLRLAFADGSWYITDPSTTKVPIKGLLSPEYLAERAKLFNPARATHNKEHGNPFVSPALQSSDTVYFTVSDSEGNVASFINSNYDGFGTGIVPRGCGFTLQNRGHNFSLDPDHPNKLEPRKRPYHTIIPGMITNLADGSLHSSFGVMGGFMQPQGHMQVLLGLVIAGLNPQEALDAPRICVAARMLEERVEDWTVSVEESMPEETIQGLRDLGHQIEIVTGWDRSLFGRGQIISRSLDPVTQTPVWSGGSDPRGDGAAYPAI; from the exons ATGGTTCGACAACTTGATGCGGGCAACAATTTCGCCAGATTTCCCTCGCGAAGAAGTGCCATCTATAGCACAGAGGGAATTGTTGCGTGCACGCAACCCCTCGCTGCGAAATGTGGCATCGAAATTCTCAACTCTGGTGGAAACGCTGCA GATGCAGCCGTCGCTGTCG CTGCCGGGATGAACATGACGGAGCCTTGCTCAACGGGCATCGGAGGTGACATGTTCATGCTGTTCTGGGACGCGAAAAACAAGAAAGTCCATGCGCTCAACGGATCTGGTCGGGCTGGTGGAAAGTGCTCCATCGATTCTATCCGAGACGCCCTCGGTTTCCAAAAGAGCTCTCATGACGTCCAGATCCCGTCGGTAAATGTCCACTGTGTGACTGTCcctggtgccgccgccggctggGTTGACACTGTCGAGCGCTTCGGTAGCAAGAAGTTGACCTTGTCAGAGATCCTCAATCCTGCAATCCAGCTTGGAGAGAAAGGATTTCCCGTCTCGGAGGTTTCGAGCCATCAC TGGCAAGATTCTGAGACGCTTCTCAAAAACGCATCGCCCAACTTTGCCGAAGTATTAAAGAGTGACCCGGCCGCAGAAGATGGTTGTAGGGCGCCCAGGCCAGGAGAAATAATGGCGAATCCAACTCTTGCCAGGACTTTTCGTGCGCTGGGGGAGCAGGGTAAGCCGGGCTTCTACTCGGGTAGAATAGCTGATGAGATCATCAAGGTCACTAGGAAGCTGGGGGGGTTCCTAGAAGCAGAGGACCTCCAGCACCACATGGACACTGGAAGTGAGGCGACAAAGCCAATCTCACTCAAGTTTAAgggcctgggcctgggcgatgatggtgtaGAGTTGTGGGAGCACCCGCCAAACGGCCAAGGTATTGTAGCGTTGATGGCCCTAGGTATTTTccaggagatggagaagcaggGCAAGATTTCAGCCTTTGGACCACAGGATTTCAACTCAGCGCCCTATCTCCACGCCATCATCGAGTCACTTCGCCTAGCTTTTGCAGATGGCAGTTGGTATATTACAGATCCAAGTACTACCAAGGTCCCTATTAAGGGCTTATTGTCGCCAGAATACCTCGCTGAGCGAGCCAAACTGTTTAATCCAGCAAGAGCCACCCATAATAAGGAGCATGGCAACCCCTTTGTGTCCCCAGCTCTCCAGAGCAGTGATACCGTCTACTTCACGGTTTCCGATTCCGAGGGGAATGTGGCCTCGTTTATCAACTCAAACTATGACGGCTTCGGAACCGGTATTGTCCCAAGGGGATGTGGATTCACCTTACAGAATAGGGGACATAACTTTTCCCTTGATCCAGATCACCCTAATAAGCTGGAGCCACGCAAACGGCCCTATCATACGATTATTCCAGGCATGATTACAAACTTGGCGGATGGGTCCTTGCACTCATCTTTTGGCGTCATGGGCGGATTTATGCAGCCACAAGGTCATATGCAGGTCCTTCTCGGACTTGTCATTGCCGGGCTAAATCCCCAAGAGGCTCTAGACGCGCCGCGCATATGTGTCGCTGCCCGAATGTTGGAGGAGCGAGTTGAAGATTGGACCGTGAGCGTAGAGGAATCCATGCCGGAGGAGACGATCCAGGGACTCAGGGACCTGGGCCACCAAATCGAAATTGTCACTGGTTGGGACAGGTCACTATTCGGGCGCGGGCAAATCATTAGTCGTAGTCTAGATCCCGTCACCCAAACCCCGGTTTGGTCGGGTGGAAGCGACCCGAGAGGCGATGGTGCCGCATACCCGGCAATTTGA
- the BVMO gene encoding Baeyer-Villiger monooxygenase, producing MPEMQRSILAARAAKSVNGHAETHGVNGDTEAKGTNGHFRTNGNSSGAVTLELDAAIVGGGFAGVYLMHRLRQEGFNVKLVEAGSGLGGIWHWNNYPGARVDSKYPVYALDIPEIYETWEWSEQYPSAPELQRYFHHVDKILDISKDTLYNTRVHTARWDDETHKWQVSCDNGTEITARFLHGCLGFASKRHFPDWPGLDTFGGRMCHSSFWPAEGINVRGKKVGVIGTGATGVQIAQTTARDAEQLTVFVRTPNTCMPMRQQALTRETIDNDRAGLKQLLGTDRYRNSSGFLYPDSEKNLVDDSPEEIERTLQNAWQVGGFAVLFVYKDLLLNPEANRVIYDFWARNTRKRISDPVKRDILAPLEPLHPFAGKRVSLEQDYYEQMDKPNVKLVDLKQVDITRVVPQGIVTSDGVTHELDMIAIATGFDSLTGSFTQIDIRGIDNQSLSETWNTQRGALTYLGMAVHGFPNFFFTNGPHSPTFYNNGPSLVQPQGEWIVDMMTSMRANGQTKINAQLQAQEDWKKLTNELHSVSLRHKVDSWYTGANIPGKPRQVLSYDGGLPRYLETIRRKATNGYNGFDLS from the exons ATGCCCGAGATGCAACGCAGCATCCTTGCTGCGAGAGCGGCAAAGAGCGTCAATGGACACGCCGAGACACACGGTGTCAACGGGGATACAGAGGCCAAAGGCACCAACGGACATTTTCGGACCAACGGCAACTCCAGCGGTGCAGTGACGCTCGAACTGGACGCCGCCATAGTCGGGGGCGGGTTCGCAGGCGTGTACTTGATGCATCGACTGCGACAGGAAGGGTTTAATGTGAAGCTTGTCGAAGCCGGGTCGGGCTTGGGGGGGATCTGGCATTGGAACAA TTACCCCGGCGCACGGGTC GACAGTAAATACCCCGTCTACGCCCTTGATATCCCGGAGATCTACGAGACGTGGGAGTGGAGTGAGCAGTATCCTAGTGCACCGGAGTTGCAGCGATATTTTCACCACGTCGACAAGATTCTGGATATTAGCAAAGACACACTATACAACACGCGGGTTCACACGGCACGGTGGGATGACGAGACGCATAAATGGCAGGTCTCTTGTGATAATGGAACGGAGATCACCGCGCGCTTTCTGCATGGCTGTCTCGGATTTGCCAGCAAACGCCATTTCCCCGACTGGCCCGGGCTCGACACTTTCGGCGGACGTATGTGCCATTCTTCATTCTGGCCGGCTGAAGGGATCAATGTGCGTGGGAAGAAGGTGGGAGTGATCGGAACCGGAGCGACTGGGGTTCAAATCGCGCAGACCACGGCGCGCGATGCTGAGCAACTTACCGTATTTGTCCGCACGCCCAACACCTGCATGCCAATGAGACAGCAAGCGCTGACGCGCGAGACGATCGATAACGATAGGGCAGGGCTCAAGCAGTTACTGGGAACGGATCGCTATAGAAATTCTAGCGGATTCTTGTATCCCGACTCTGAGAAGAATTTGGTCGACGATTCCCCGGAGGAGATCGAGCGTACACTTCAAAACGCGTGGCAAGTTGGCGGCTTTGCCGTCCTTTTTGTCTACAAGGACCTGCTCCTCAACCCGGAGGCGAATCGAGTCATATACGATTTCTGGGCGCGCAACACCCGCAAGCGGATCTCCGATCCAGTCAAGAGAGATATCCTCGCCCCTCTGGAACCACTGCATCCATTCGCCGGAAAGCGGGTGAGTCTGGAGCAGGATTACTATGAACAGATGGACAAGCCCAATGTGAAACTCGTGGATTTGAAACAGGTCGACATCACCCGAGTCGTGCCGCAAGGCATTGTCACATCCGACGGTGTGACGCATGAGCTGGACATGATTGCCATAGCCACGGGGTTCGACAGTCTGACTGGCAGCTTCACTCAGATTGACATCCGCGGCATCGACAACCAGAGCCTGTCCGAGACCTGGAACACGCAGCGAGGAGCGCTGACGTATCTGGGCATGGCGGTGCACGGCTTTCCAaatttcttcttcaccaaT GGACCACACTCACCTACGTTCTATAACAACGGGCCATCGCTCGTGCAGCCTCAAGGTGAATGGATTGTTGACATGATGACATCCATGCGAGCAAATGGCCAAACCAAGATCAACGCGCAGCTTCAGGCGCAAGAGGATTGGAAGAAGCTCACGAATGAGCTACATTCGGTCTCGTTGAGGCACAAAGTCGATAGTTGGTATACTG GCGCGAATATTCCCGGAAAACCACGTCAGGTGCTGAGCTACGACGGTGGGTTGCCGCGATACCTTGAGACCATTCGACGGAAAGCCACAAATGGATACAACGGATTCGACCTCTCATGA
- the METTL27_0 gene encoding Methyltransferase-like protein 27 encodes MTKFKQSNTAKYLTSIYSVSTPTECASIYDSWSESYDVDVVQGNVEYVAPRATALRAKTEGGNMTGSILDAGCGTGLVGVALAQYGAKNIDGIDLSSGMLNEARKTGVYRDLSIVDMSKQIDKADESYDVITCCGTFTPGHVGPDPGIKELVRLAKKGGVIVATITDVIFDTGGYRAEIERLASDGLITIVATAKEPYRVGSNTLAHMVVLRRSNLAIGH; translated from the coding sequence ATGACAAAGTTCAAGCAAAGCAACACGGCCAAATATCTGACCTCAATCTACTCTGTATCTACACCGACAGAATGTGCCAGTATTTACGACAGCTGGTCCGAATCATATGACGTTGATGTCGTTCAAGGGAACGTGGAATATGTCGCGCCAAGGGCGACCGCACTTCGCGCCAAGACTGAAGGTGGCAACATGACTGGAAGCATACTGGACGCTGGCTGTGGTACAGGACTCGTCGGAGTCGCCTTGGCACAGTACGGGGCCAAGAATATCGACGGCATTGACTTATCTTCGGGAATGCTAAACGAGGCCCGCAAGACCGGCGTCTATCGCGACCTGTCCATTGTTGATATGAGCAAACAAATCGACAAAGCAGATGAGTCCTATGACGTAATCACATGCTGTGGCACTTTTACTCCAGGACACGTCGGCCCTGATCCAGGAATCAAAGAACTTGTGCGTCTCGCGAAGAAGGGTGGCGTGATAGTTGCAACCATCACAGACGTCATTTTCGATACCGGAGGATACCGTGCCGAGATTGAGAGACTAGCTAGTGATGGATTGATAACAATCGTAGCGACGGCGAAAGAGCCTTATCGTGTTGGGTCCAACACGTTGGCTCATATGGTGGTGTTGCGCCGGAGTAACTTGGCGATTGGCCATTGA
- the asaE_2 gene encoding MFS transporter asaE: MPFNIFPLVQEEPGPPPDGGVQAWLQILASHLINALSWGYSASFGVYQLHYTTTLSLPESQVAWIGSLQVFLTFFLGTFAGRAADAGYAQHAAVAGCSLIVLGTFMTSLATEYWQIFLAQGLCTGLGMGACYVPSMAVVGSYWNKRKAFAIGLAASGSGTGSILFSLVIQHLQATIGFPSAVRVQGYIALAFAVVVILVFRPRLPPRKAGPLVEWKAFTEPTYVLFTIGVVLIFTAVYFCFFFINTYATLRVGLSAVEAANLLVIISAIGIPVRPILGFLADRYFGSLLTLIVSTIFLAIMLFVWIAVRSVSSLYVYSVFYGVATGAVQGSQYTSLLFTFTFGVSYLFVSGLASLTADLSKLGVRFGMVDSLIAFASLAGPPLAGALIQSDDGGFLKAQIWAGVVTMCASLFICAAKWTEVKFDGPRSKSGEGETTPNNLEAVQVEDDGRAKA, from the exons ATGCCATTCAACATTTTTCCCTTGGTCCAGGAAGAGCCCGGCCCCCCTCCTGATGGCGGCGTTCAGGCCTGGCTCCAGATCCTCGCAAGTCATCTCATCAATGCTTTGTCATGGGGATATTCCGCTTCATTTGGCGTTTATCAACTTCATTATACGACCACATTGTCATTGCCCGAGTCGCAAGTTGCCTGGATTGGATCCCTACAAGTTTTTCTCACCTTCTTTTTAGGAACATTCGCCGGCCGCGCTGCCGATGCAGGCTACGCTCAGCACGCAGCCGTGGCGGGCTGTTCGTTAATCGTGCTCGGAACCTTCATGACAAGCTTGGCGACCGAGTACTGGCAGATATTCCTCGCACAAGGCCTCTGTACCGGCCTCGGTATGGGTGCCTGCTATGTGCCATCAATGGCTGTAGTCGGCTCGTACTGGAACAAAAGGAAAGCATTTGCCATAGGATTGGCCGCGTCTGGGAGCGGCACAGGCAGCATACTGTTCTCTTTGGTCATTCAACATCTCCAGGCGACTATTGGGTTTCCTAGCGCAGTCCGCGTCCAAGGCTATATTGCTCTAGCGTTCGcagtcgtcgtcatccttgTCTTTCGGCCACGTCTTCCACCGCGCAAGGCGGGGCCACTCGTCGAATGGAAGGCATTCACGGAGCCTACATACGTCCTCTTCACGATCGGCGTAGTCCTGATATTTACAGCCGTGTatttttgcttcttcttcataaACACATACGCGACCCTGCGCGTAGGCCTCTCTGCGGTGGAAGCTGCGAACctgctcgtcatcatcagTGCTATCGGCATCCCAGTACGACCGATACTTGGATTCCTTGCCGATAGATACTTTGGCTCACTGCTCACCTTGATCGTGTCGACGATATTCCTCGCTATAATGCTGTTTGTCTGGATTGCCGTGCGCAGCGTCAGCAGTCTTTACGTGTATTCTGTTTTTTACGGAGTTGCCACCGGCGCAGTTCAAGGAAGTCAGTATACATCCCTTCTATTTACCTTTACCTTTGGCGTGTCCTATT TGTTCGTCAGCGGGCTCGCATCATTGACCGCGGACTTGAGCAAGCTAGGTGTTCGTTTCGGCATGGTGGATAGCCTTATAGCATTCGCGTCACTAGCAGGACCGCCGTTAGCGGGTGCTTTGATCCAAAGCGACGATGGAGGCTTTCTCAAGGCTCAGATATGGGCGGGTGTGGTGACGATGTGCGCTAGTCTCTTCATCTGCGCGGCTAAATGGACTGAAGTCAAGTTCGACGGCCCTCGCTCAAAATCCGGAGAGGGAGAAACAACACCTAACAATTTGGAGGCTGTCCAGGTGGAAGATGACGGGCGCGCGAAGGCATGA